A genomic segment from Syngnathus scovelli strain Florida chromosome 3, RoL_Ssco_1.2, whole genome shotgun sequence encodes:
- the mccc2 gene encoding methylcrotonoyl-CoA carboxylase beta chain, mitochondrial isoform X1 — MLLQTLKPLLFRCRSLPLACTRSYYGDKVARLGSQPDKHSADYQENYERMQALVDELKSRTEKIKLGGGEKARKLHTSRGKLLPRERIDRLLDPGTPFLEFSQFAAYELYGKEEVPAGGMITGIGRVSGVECVIVANDATVKGGTYYPVTVKKHLRAQEIAQQNHLPCIYLVDSGGANLPRQADVFPDRDHFGRIFYNQARLSSEGIAQIAVVMGSCTAGGAYVPAMADESIIVRKQGTIFLGGPPLVKAATGEQVSAEDLGGADLHCRKSGVTDHYALDDNHALHLARKAVRSLNYKKNLDVTTEPTEAPLYPADELYGIVGDNLKRNFDVREVIARIVDGSKYDEFKAFYGDTLVTGFSRIFGYPVGIIGNNGVLFSESAKKGTHFIELCCQRNIPLIFLQNITGFMVGREYEAGGIAKDGAKMVTAVACANVPKMTVIIGGSYGAGNYGMCGRAYSPRFLYMWPNSRISVMGGEQAATVLATITKDQRAREGKEFTAEQEAAMKEPIVRRFEEEGSPYYSSARLWDDGIIDPADTRLVLGLSLSAALNAPTKKTRFGVFRM, encoded by the exons ATGCTTCTTCAGACTCTTAAACCGCTGCTGTTCCGTTGCAGGAGCCTCCCGCTGGCGTGTACGCGATCGTATTACGGTGACAAAGTCGCCCGGCTCGGCTCTCAGCCTGATAAACACTCTGCCGACTATCAG GAGAATTATGAGCGGATGCAAGCTCTTGTTGATGAATTGAAAAGCCGGACAGAGAAGATTAAATTAG GTGGGGGAGAGAAAGCCAGAAAACTTCACACTTCCCGTGGTAAACTCTTACCCAGGGAACGCATCGACAGACTCCTGGATCCGGG GACTCCCTTTTTAGAGTTTTCCCAATTTGCAGCGTACGAGTTGTATGGAAAAGAGGAAGTGCCAGCAGGCGGGATGATCACTGGGATTGGACGAGTGTCTGG GGTAGAATGTGTCATCGTTGCCAATGATGCCACAGTCAAAGGTGGAACGTACTACCCCGTTACAGTCAAGAAGCATCTTCGTGCACAAGAAATCGCCCAGCAGAACCATTTGCCCTGCATCTACTTGG TGGATTCAGGAGGCGCCAATCTCCCCCGCCAGGCAGACGTTTTTCCCGACAGAGATCACTTTGGCCGTATTTTCTACAACCAGGCTCGGCTGTCATCAGAGGGAATAGCGCAG ATTGCCGTGGTGATGGGCTCCTGCACGGCCGGCGGAGCGTACGTCCCGGCCATGGCGGATGAAAGCATCATCGTCCGAAAGCAAGGGACTATTTTCCTCGGCGGACCTCCGCTG GTCAAAGCTGCTACCGGAGAGCAAGTTTCTGCCGAGGACCTCGGAGGGGCCGATCTTCACTGCAG GAAGTCCGGTGTGACGGACCATTACGCTTTGGACGACAACCACGCTCTTCATTTAGCGCGGAAGGCCGTACGAAGCCTCAATTACAAGAAAAATCTCGAC GTTACTACCGAACCCACCGAAGCTCCTCTTTACCCCGCGGACGAACTCTACGGCATCGTCGGGGACAATCTCAAACGCAACTTTGACGTCAGAGAG GTCATCGCCAGAATTGTCGACGGGAGTAAATACGATGAATTCAAGGCATTCTACGGAGACACGCTTGTGACAG GGTTTTCCAGAATATTCGGTTACCCCGTGGGAATCATCGGCAACAACGGGGTGCTCTTTTCGGAATCTGCAAAAAAG GGCACGCATTTCATCGAGTTGTGTTGCCAGCGAAACATTCCGCTCATTTTCCTGCAAAATATAacag GTTTCATGGTGGGCAGAGAGTATGAAGCCGGCGGTATCGCCAAGGACGGCGCTAAGATGGTCAccgctgtggcctgcgctaatgTCCCCAAGATGACCGTCATCATCGGCGGCTCTTACGGGGCAGGCAACTACGGCATGTGCGGCCGGGCCTACAG CCCCCGTTTCCTGTACATGTGGCCAAATTCCAGGATCTCCGTCATGGGCGGGGAGCAGGCCGCCACCGTCCTGGCCACCATCACCAAGGACCAACGAGCCAGAGAGGGAAAAGAG TTCACCGCAGAGCAGGAAGCCGCCATGAAAGAGCCAATAGTGCGACGATTTGAAGAAGAGGGAAGTCCCTACTACTCCAGCGCCAG acTATGGGATGATGGAATTATCGATCCGGCTGACACTCGCCTGGTGCTGGGACTAAGTCTGAGTGCGGCACTTAACGCACCAACGAAGAAGACCCGTTTCGGAGTGTTCCGAATGTGA
- the mccc2 gene encoding methylcrotonoyl-CoA carboxylase beta chain, mitochondrial isoform X2 yields the protein MTPFLEFSQFAAYELYGKEEVPAGGMITGIGRVSGVECVIVANDATVKGGTYYPVTVKKHLRAQEIAQQNHLPCIYLVDSGGANLPRQADVFPDRDHFGRIFYNQARLSSEGIAQIAVVMGSCTAGGAYVPAMADESIIVRKQGTIFLGGPPLVKAATGEQVSAEDLGGADLHCRKSGVTDHYALDDNHALHLARKAVRSLNYKKNLDVTTEPTEAPLYPADELYGIVGDNLKRNFDVREVIARIVDGSKYDEFKAFYGDTLVTGFSRIFGYPVGIIGNNGVLFSESAKKGTHFIELCCQRNIPLIFLQNITGFMVGREYEAGGIAKDGAKMVTAVACANVPKMTVIIGGSYGAGNYGMCGRAYSPRFLYMWPNSRISVMGGEQAATVLATITKDQRAREGKEFTAEQEAAMKEPIVRRFEEEGSPYYSSARLWDDGIIDPADTRLVLGLSLSAALNAPTKKTRFGVFRM from the exons AT GACTCCCTTTTTAGAGTTTTCCCAATTTGCAGCGTACGAGTTGTATGGAAAAGAGGAAGTGCCAGCAGGCGGGATGATCACTGGGATTGGACGAGTGTCTGG GGTAGAATGTGTCATCGTTGCCAATGATGCCACAGTCAAAGGTGGAACGTACTACCCCGTTACAGTCAAGAAGCATCTTCGTGCACAAGAAATCGCCCAGCAGAACCATTTGCCCTGCATCTACTTGG TGGATTCAGGAGGCGCCAATCTCCCCCGCCAGGCAGACGTTTTTCCCGACAGAGATCACTTTGGCCGTATTTTCTACAACCAGGCTCGGCTGTCATCAGAGGGAATAGCGCAG ATTGCCGTGGTGATGGGCTCCTGCACGGCCGGCGGAGCGTACGTCCCGGCCATGGCGGATGAAAGCATCATCGTCCGAAAGCAAGGGACTATTTTCCTCGGCGGACCTCCGCTG GTCAAAGCTGCTACCGGAGAGCAAGTTTCTGCCGAGGACCTCGGAGGGGCCGATCTTCACTGCAG GAAGTCCGGTGTGACGGACCATTACGCTTTGGACGACAACCACGCTCTTCATTTAGCGCGGAAGGCCGTACGAAGCCTCAATTACAAGAAAAATCTCGAC GTTACTACCGAACCCACCGAAGCTCCTCTTTACCCCGCGGACGAACTCTACGGCATCGTCGGGGACAATCTCAAACGCAACTTTGACGTCAGAGAG GTCATCGCCAGAATTGTCGACGGGAGTAAATACGATGAATTCAAGGCATTCTACGGAGACACGCTTGTGACAG GGTTTTCCAGAATATTCGGTTACCCCGTGGGAATCATCGGCAACAACGGGGTGCTCTTTTCGGAATCTGCAAAAAAG GGCACGCATTTCATCGAGTTGTGTTGCCAGCGAAACATTCCGCTCATTTTCCTGCAAAATATAacag GTTTCATGGTGGGCAGAGAGTATGAAGCCGGCGGTATCGCCAAGGACGGCGCTAAGATGGTCAccgctgtggcctgcgctaatgTCCCCAAGATGACCGTCATCATCGGCGGCTCTTACGGGGCAGGCAACTACGGCATGTGCGGCCGGGCCTACAG CCCCCGTTTCCTGTACATGTGGCCAAATTCCAGGATCTCCGTCATGGGCGGGGAGCAGGCCGCCACCGTCCTGGCCACCATCACCAAGGACCAACGAGCCAGAGAGGGAAAAGAG TTCACCGCAGAGCAGGAAGCCGCCATGAAAGAGCCAATAGTGCGACGATTTGAAGAAGAGGGAAGTCCCTACTACTCCAGCGCCAG acTATGGGATGATGGAATTATCGATCCGGCTGACACTCGCCTGGTGCTGGGACTAAGTCTGAGTGCGGCACTTAACGCACCAACGAAGAAGACCCGTTTCGGAGTGTTCCGAATGTGA